In one window of Paraflavitalea soli DNA:
- a CDS encoding hybrid sensor histidine kinase/response regulator transcription factor: protein MLIKIRFLAALFLAGSLTVGGAPGLPVRYLGIEQGLSNNAILSFYQDHRGFMWVGTYDGLNRYDGYNFRVFRNIIGDSTSLSTNNVYHLEGDARHNIWVGGQNGLNIYNPLTEKFTATWYMDAASHKREKIQHEISFIKSINQRTVLAASHFNGLLLFEDNSYTGTQIPLSTPAGNIYNYQAREIQYDQQRNKIWVFVQGYGLYAYDPAKKAMTLVNNYITQANCMQVTSQGDLWIGNARGLFLLNTGTNVLSANWMPDNCTVVNLCLDKKEVLWVGSDGSGLYQVYTGAAKAIPYQLPGSIPVINSNVVYAIQEDRDGRMWIGTLRGGINIIEPQAQPFRHITCNAPGDNRPMDNFILSFCEDQQRNVFIGTDGAGLRYWDRQKNTFTPFRHDASNTASISSDFITGIIKDEHEDIWLSTWFGAINRLKKNSRTFERFRLFNPKTNAEENNSWLVYEDAQKIIWASATNDGSLYRFNRQQNRFELFDPAIVNLQSMAEDKAGNLWGGNYTSIIRIDRVNKRHQVYPIGFPVRSIHEDRKGNFWLGTQGAGLLLMDKATGKYKQYTTSEGLPGNSILRMLEDGKGNLWISTYNGLARFNPATGTCTNFSQADGLQSNQFSFNAALALSGGEFLFGGIKGFNIFHPDSIKEQLQTPQVFLDGLKINNRLLQEEDASITARNLETVQHITVPYDQAMLSLDFIALDYSGAQKIKYAYFLQGWDKTWNYARGSRTANYSRLQEGSYQFMVKASNPDGSWGREENLLQVTILPPWFRTWWAYSLYALVVFGLIYAYIRYTRRQERLRYEIRLAHVENEKDKELMEKKLAFFTNISHEFRTPLSLIINPIREKLTQSPDVALTTAYRNARRLLSLVDQLLLFRKAGSGADLLKVSYLNITHLCHEVYQCFVQQANARHIRYEFSTAAPEIMLYADYEKMEIALFNLLSNAFKFTPDGGAITCAVAETNDSISIVIGDTGCGIAEAESGNIFEKFQQAAAGRTQKTGFGIGLYLVRHFVTSHQGTITVKSKEQEGTEFTIHLLKGREHLPVNSIEATGNNDHQLLEELAGEAQAPVVQPIPIPAGGRNAEELITERKTVLVVDDNAEMREYLQHIFSHKYYIYTAENGIKGLELATQHLPDIIISDINMDGLDGLELCRKVKQSDTLGHIPVILLTAASSADTKLKGIEGGADDYMTKPFDSQLLLARVETIVKNRHQLQRYFLDSITLQETSVKVPAEYGEFLRRCIQVVEQNLDTEDFTIQKFCKAMGLSRSTLYLKVKHISGQSLNAFIRSVRLRRAAVLMIRENMNVNQAAFQVGIADVRYFREQFVKLFGMTPSEYIRKYRQSFNNDLNIIRSDD, encoded by the coding sequence ATGCTCATTAAGATACGCTTTTTAGCTGCCCTGTTTTTAGCAGGCAGCCTGACTGTAGGAGGCGCCCCCGGCCTGCCTGTCCGTTACCTGGGCATAGAACAGGGCCTATCTAATAATGCCATCCTGTCTTTTTACCAGGACCACCGGGGATTTATGTGGGTGGGCACCTATGATGGCCTCAACCGCTATGACGGATATAACTTCCGCGTCTTCCGCAACATCATTGGCGACAGTACCTCCCTCTCCACCAACAATGTATACCATTTGGAAGGAGATGCCAGGCACAATATCTGGGTAGGCGGACAAAATGGGCTAAATATCTATAATCCATTGACCGAAAAATTTACAGCCACCTGGTACATGGATGCTGCTTCTCACAAGCGGGAAAAAATACAGCACGAGATCTCCTTTATTAAAAGCATCAACCAGCGTACCGTATTGGCCGCTTCCCATTTCAACGGCTTATTGCTTTTTGAAGACAATAGTTATACCGGCACACAGATACCCCTGTCAACGCCTGCAGGTAATATATACAATTATCAGGCCCGTGAGATCCAATATGATCAGCAGCGCAACAAGATATGGGTATTCGTGCAGGGATACGGACTGTATGCTTATGACCCGGCGAAGAAAGCGATGACCCTGGTCAACAACTATATCACCCAGGCCAATTGTATGCAGGTTACTTCCCAGGGAGATCTCTGGATAGGCAATGCCAGAGGTCTGTTCCTGTTGAATACAGGCACCAATGTATTGTCTGCCAACTGGATGCCCGACAATTGCACCGTGGTAAACCTATGCCTGGATAAAAAAGAAGTCCTCTGGGTAGGCTCTGATGGATCGGGCCTTTACCAGGTGTATACCGGCGCTGCCAAAGCGATACCTTACCAACTGCCCGGCAGCATACCCGTCATCAACAGCAATGTGGTGTATGCGATCCAGGAAGACAGGGATGGCAGGATGTGGATCGGCACCCTCCGTGGTGGCATCAACATCATTGAACCACAGGCCCAGCCCTTCCGGCATATTACCTGCAACGCGCCGGGTGATAACCGGCCCATGGACAATTTTATTCTCTCCTTCTGCGAAGACCAGCAGCGCAATGTGTTCATCGGTACCGATGGTGCAGGCCTCCGCTATTGGGACCGGCAAAAAAATACCTTTACCCCTTTCAGGCATGATGCTTCCAATACTGCTTCTATCAGCAGTGATTTCATCACCGGTATTATAAAAGATGAGCACGAAGATATCTGGCTCTCCACCTGGTTTGGCGCCATCAACCGGTTGAAGAAGAACAGCAGGACTTTCGAACGCTTCAGACTCTTCAATCCAAAGACCAATGCCGAAGAGAACAATAGCTGGCTCGTATACGAGGATGCTCAAAAGATCATATGGGCCAGCGCTACCAATGATGGCAGCCTGTACCGGTTCAACAGGCAACAGAACCGCTTTGAGTTATTTGATCCTGCCATCGTGAACCTGCAAAGCATGGCAGAAGATAAAGCAGGCAATTTATGGGGCGGCAATTACACCTCCATCATACGGATAGACCGCGTCAACAAACGTCACCAGGTATATCCCATCGGGTTCCCCGTGCGCAGCATTCATGAAGACAGGAAAGGTAATTTTTGGTTGGGCACCCAGGGCGCAGGTTTATTGTTGATGGATAAGGCGACAGGAAAATACAAGCAGTACACCACCTCCGAAGGATTGCCCGGCAATAGTATATTACGTATGCTGGAAGATGGCAAGGGCAATCTCTGGATCAGCACCTACAATGGATTGGCGCGGTTTAATCCCGCCACCGGCACCTGTACCAATTTTTCACAGGCCGATGGATTGCAAAGCAACCAGTTTAGTTTTAATGCCGCCCTGGCTTTATCGGGCGGGGAATTCCTCTTTGGCGGCATCAAAGGCTTTAATATTTTCCATCCGGATAGCATCAAAGAGCAGCTCCAAACACCACAGGTCTTTTTGGATGGACTGAAGATCAACAACAGGCTGCTGCAGGAGGAGGATGCCAGCATTACGGCGCGCAATCTCGAAACTGTTCAACACATTACCGTGCCTTATGATCAGGCCATGCTGTCACTCGATTTCATAGCCCTTGATTATTCCGGCGCTCAAAAGATCAAGTACGCTTATTTTCTGCAGGGATGGGACAAGACCTGGAACTATGCCAGGGGCAGCAGAACGGCCAACTACTCACGATTGCAGGAAGGGAGTTACCAGTTTATGGTAAAAGCTTCCAATCCCGATGGCAGCTGGGGCAGGGAAGAGAATTTACTGCAGGTAACTATTTTACCCCCCTGGTTCAGGACCTGGTGGGCTTATAGCTTGTATGCCCTGGTAGTGTTTGGTTTGATCTATGCTTATATCCGCTACACCCGAAGGCAGGAAAGATTGCGGTACGAGATCAGGCTGGCGCATGTGGAAAACGAAAAGGACAAGGAGCTGATGGAGAAAAAACTGGCCTTCTTCACCAATATATCCCACGAGTTCCGCACTCCCTTATCGCTGATCATTAATCCAATAAGGGAAAAGCTAACCCAGTCGCCCGATGTAGCGCTTACCACCGCCTACCGCAATGCAAGACGGCTCCTGAGCCTGGTAGATCAGTTGTTGCTATTCCGTAAGGCCGGCAGCGGGGCCGACCTGCTCAAAGTGTCCTACCTTAATATTACCCATCTCTGTCATGAAGTATACCAATGTTTTGTGCAGCAGGCCAATGCCCGTCATATCCGGTATGAATTTTCGACAGCAGCGCCCGAGATCATGCTCTATGCCGATTATGAAAAGATGGAGATAGCCTTGTTCAACTTGTTGTCAAACGCCTTTAAGTTTACACCCGATGGAGGTGCTATCACCTGTGCGGTGGCAGAAACGAATGACAGCATTAGTATCGTGATTGGTGATACCGGCTGTGGTATAGCGGAGGCTGAGTCGGGCAATATATTTGAAAAGTTTCAACAGGCCGCCGCAGGCAGAACGCAAAAAACGGGATTTGGTATTGGCCTTTATCTTGTCAGGCATTTTGTTACCAGCCACCAGGGTACTATTACCGTAAAAAGTAAAGAACAGGAGGGCACGGAATTTACCATCCACCTTTTAAAGGGTAGGGAGCACCTGCCCGTCAATAGCATCGAGGCTACGGGCAATAACGATCACCAGCTCCTGGAAGAGTTGGCTGGCGAAGCACAGGCCCCTGTTGTTCAGCCCATCCCTATCCCTGCCGGTGGCAGGAATGCGGAAGAACTCATTACGGAAAGGAAAACAGTGCTGGTGGTGGATGACAATGCCGAGATGCGGGAATACCTCCAGCACATCTTCAGCCACAAGTATTATATATATACCGCCGAAAATGGCATTAAAGGACTCGAGCTGGCCACCCAGCACCTGCCGGATATCATCATCAGCGATATCAATATGGATGGGTTGGACGGGTTGGAGCTATGCCGCAAAGTGAAGCAATCCGATACCCTGGGCCATATTCCTGTCATCCTGTTGACTGCTGCCTCCTCGGCCGATACCAAATTAAAAGGTATTGAGGGAGGCGCCGACGATTATATGACCAAACCTTTCGACAGCCAGCTGCTGCTGGCCCGGGTAGAGACTATTGTTAAGAACCGTCACCAGTTGCAGCGGTATTTCCTCGACAGCATCACCCTCCAGGAAACTTCCGTCAAAGTACCGGCCGAATACGGGGAATTCCTGCGCCGCTGTATCCAGGTGGTGGAACAAAACCTCGATACCGAAGACTTTACCATCCAGAAATTCTGCAAAGCCATGGGCCTCAGCCGGTCTACCCTCTACCTCAAAGTAAAGCACATTTCTGGCCAGTCGCTCAATGCCTTTATCCGGTCCGTAAGGCTGCGCAGGGCGGCGGTGCTGATGATCAGGGAAAATATGAATGTAAACCAGGCAGCTTTCCAGGTGGGCATAGCCGACGTACGTTATTTCCGGGAGCAGTTTGTAAAGCTGTTTGGCATGACCCCTTCGGAGTATATCCGGAAATACCGCCAATCCTTCAACAACGATCTTAATATTATTCGCTCGGACGATTAG
- a CDS encoding class I SAM-dependent methyltransferase produces MQQSSISYEYERIADIKRLKFIAESLGKAIPAGGNILDVGCGNGVISRHLGQFGYNVLGIDISEKTIEVANSKNTLPNVRFEVISAEDLIAQGKQFDAVICSEVLEHLHQPEILLKTLYKSLKDDGTLVVTVPNGKGPREVFVTKPMLKARSNPKLQNFLNRVKRTLGYKGTTVQSQADNLDHVQFFSQSDLEKLAAANRFKIVRFSKTNFIEDVFPFSMVTKRVKALQALDCKIAEVLPYGMTGGFNTLWKKVV; encoded by the coding sequence ATGCAACAGTCATCAATTTCATATGAATACGAGCGTATTGCAGATATAAAACGCTTGAAATTTATCGCGGAAAGCCTTGGAAAGGCCATTCCTGCGGGTGGGAACATCCTGGATGTGGGATGTGGTAATGGTGTGATCAGCAGGCACTTAGGCCAGTTTGGCTATAATGTGCTGGGCATCGACATCAGCGAAAAGACCATCGAAGTGGCCAACAGCAAAAACACTCTTCCCAATGTAAGGTTTGAAGTGATCAGCGCCGAAGACCTCATTGCCCAGGGCAAGCAGTTCGATGCCGTGATTTGCAGTGAAGTACTGGAGCATCTCCACCAACCTGAAATTTTACTGAAAACCCTCTATAAGTCATTGAAAGATGATGGTACCCTGGTGGTCACCGTTCCCAACGGAAAAGGTCCGCGGGAAGTATTTGTGACCAAACCGATGTTGAAGGCCCGCAGCAATCCCAAGTTGCAGAATTTCCTCAACCGGGTAAAGCGGACCCTGGGTTATAAGGGTACCACCGTACAGTCGCAGGCCGATAACCTCGATCACGTGCAGTTCTTCTCCCAAAGCGACCTTGAAAAGCTGGCTGCCGCCAACCGGTTTAAGATCGTTCGCTTCAGCAAGACCAACTTCATTGAGGATGTATTCCCTTTCTCCATGGTTACCAAGCGGGTAAAAGCCCTGCAGGCCCTGGATTGCAAGATCGCCGAAGTGCTGCCCTACGGCATGACCGGTGGATTTAACACCCTGTGGAAGAAAGTCGTATAA
- a CDS encoding sugar porter family MFS transporter, with protein MQTTRYPFQHGYILALSFISALGGYLFGFDFAVISGALPFLKEQFSFNEYWEGFATASLALGCVIGCIVAGTAADKYGRRPGLMIAAFIFLVSSLAMAFSATRGVFISARFVAGIGVGMASMLSPLYIAEIAPAKIRGRMVAINQLTIVIGILITNIVNYSLRDHGPDAWRWMVGLGAVPSLLFLVGVAWLPESPRWLLTRGRDQKAANILSRIGGTDYARDTMQSMANTVKSMVKVNYASVLEKSVLPAVVIGIGLAVFQQFCGINVVFNFATTIFESVGFSQDDQLKQTVFVGIINLVFTFLAMWQVDKLGRKPLMLFGAAALAVLYLVSAFLLQQRSPAAAWSLLAAIATYAMSLAPVTWVLISEIFPDKVRGVATSVAVISLWLSYALLVFTFPILARKMGAFTPFYIYAGICVAGCWFVWRKVKETKGKSLEELENIFTGH; from the coding sequence ATGCAAACGACGCGATACCCATTTCAGCACGGTTATATCCTGGCCCTGTCATTTATCTCCGCATTGGGCGGCTACCTGTTTGGATTTGATTTTGCCGTTATCTCCGGCGCACTCCCTTTTTTGAAAGAACAGTTTTCCTTTAATGAATATTGGGAAGGTTTTGCCACCGCATCACTGGCATTGGGCTGTGTGATCGGTTGTATCGTGGCAGGCACAGCGGCCGATAAATACGGGCGGCGGCCCGGCCTCATGATCGCGGCTTTCATCTTTTTAGTGTCTTCCCTGGCCATGGCTTTCTCCGCCACCCGCGGCGTGTTTATCAGCGCCCGTTTTGTGGCCGGTATTGGTGTAGGCATGGCTTCTATGTTGTCGCCGCTTTATATTGCAGAAATAGCTCCCGCAAAGATCCGTGGCCGGATGGTGGCTATCAACCAGCTCACCATTGTGATCGGCATCCTCATTACCAATATTGTAAATTATTCATTGCGCGATCATGGACCTGACGCCTGGCGATGGATGGTAGGCTTGGGTGCGGTACCCTCCCTGTTGTTCCTGGTAGGCGTGGCCTGGTTGCCGGAAAGTCCCCGTTGGTTATTGACCAGGGGCCGGGACCAGAAAGCAGCCAATATTCTTTCCAGGATCGGTGGTACCGACTACGCCAGAGATACCATGCAATCCATGGCCAATACCGTGAAAAGCATGGTTAAAGTAAATTATGCTTCCGTATTGGAAAAGTCTGTATTGCCTGCTGTAGTGATCGGTATTGGCCTGGCAGTATTCCAGCAGTTCTGCGGCATCAATGTGGTCTTCAATTTTGCCACCACCATCTTCGAAAGTGTAGGTTTTAGTCAGGATGACCAGTTAAAGCAAACTGTATTCGTGGGCATCATCAACCTCGTATTTACTTTCCTGGCCATGTGGCAGGTAGATAAGCTCGGGCGAAAACCCCTGATGCTTTTCGGGGCAGCAGCACTGGCTGTCTTATACCTGGTGAGTGCTTTCTTACTACAACAAAGATCACCGGCAGCTGCCTGGTCACTACTGGCCGCCATTGCCACCTATGCCATGTCCCTCGCACCCGTAACCTGGGTCCTCATATCAGAAATATTTCCCGATAAAGTGCGGGGTGTAGCCACCTCAGTAGCCGTTATCTCCCTCTGGTTGTCTTATGCCTTGCTGGTATTTACTTTTCCCATCCTCGCCAGGAAGATGGGCGCCTTCACCCCCTTCTATATCTACGCAGGAATTTGTGTAGCAGGGTGTTGGTTCGTATGGCGCAAAGTGAAAGAAACAAAAGGTAAATCATTGGAAGAACTCGAGAATATATTCACCGGGCATTAA
- a CDS encoding winged helix-turn-helix transcriptional regulator: MAKVKESSTIQLNKQTVFKLCPVTFVMEKIGGYWKPIILFHLLSGSKRYSELKKAMPHITEKMLIQHLKQLETDDLIERKAMPVVPPHVTYSLTPSGLALRPVLYAMANWAIREGKKNKTPLFRTLKEFPVMK, translated from the coding sequence ATGGCTAAAGTAAAAGAGAGCTCTACCATTCAGTTGAATAAGCAAACCGTGTTCAAATTGTGCCCGGTCACCTTTGTGATGGAGAAAATAGGCGGCTATTGGAAACCGATCATATTGTTTCATTTATTGTCGGGCAGTAAGCGTTACAGCGAGCTGAAGAAAGCCATGCCACATATTACCGAGAAGATGCTGATACAGCATTTGAAGCAACTGGAAACAGATGACCTGATCGAGCGTAAGGCCATGCCCGTAGTGCCGCCCCATGTTACTTATAGTCTTACCCCGTCGGGCCTGGCATTAAGGCCCGTATTGTATGCCATGGCCAACTGGGCCATACGCGAAGGAAAGAAAAATAAAACGCCATTGTTCAGAACCCTGAAGGAGTTTCCCGTCATGAAATAA
- a CDS encoding NAD(P)H-binding protein: protein MKITITGSLGNISQPLTSSLTAKGHQVTVISSKSEKVTAIEALQARAAIGSVEDIDFLVKAFEGADAVYTMVPPNFSIPDYNQFTRQVGAHYARALEQTGVQYVVNLSSSGSPLAGTGPLTGYQNLEAPFDVLPNTHVLHLRPGGFYSNFYGSIGLIKHQGIIGNNFDETATMYLSHPQDIAEAAADALHQLHFKGRNIKYIVSDKMNGKQAAALLGQAIGKPGLQWVQFPDEQLLAALVQNGFSRDAAQHYIVDMGIAIREGILDKHYQQNTHEVVGQRSFADFAREFAFAYNSH from the coding sequence ATGAAGATCACTATCACGGGTTCATTGGGCAATATCAGCCAACCCCTTACCAGTAGTTTAACCGCCAAAGGACACCAGGTAACTGTCATCAGCAGCAAGTCTGAAAAGGTAACAGCCATTGAAGCACTGCAAGCAAGGGCTGCTATTGGCTCCGTAGAGGATATTGATTTCCTGGTAAAAGCTTTTGAAGGGGCCGACGCCGTATACACCATGGTCCCGCCCAATTTCAGTATACCCGACTACAACCAATTCACCCGGCAGGTGGGCGCCCATTATGCCAGGGCCCTTGAGCAAACCGGTGTGCAATATGTGGTAAACCTAAGTAGTTCAGGTTCGCCCCTCGCAGGCACAGGGCCGCTTACAGGATACCAAAACCTGGAAGCTCCATTCGACGTTTTGCCCAATACCCATGTATTACACTTACGGCCCGGCGGATTTTATTCCAACTTCTATGGCAGTATCGGCCTCATCAAACACCAGGGCATTATTGGCAACAACTTTGATGAAACAGCCACCATGTATCTATCGCATCCACAGGACATTGCCGAAGCAGCGGCCGATGCTTTGCATCAACTGCACTTCAAAGGCAGGAACATCAAATACATTGTGAGCGATAAAATGAATGGCAAACAAGCAGCTGCCTTATTGGGCCAGGCTATTGGCAAACCCGGTCTGCAGTGGGTACAGTTCCCCGATGAGCAATTGTTGGCAGCCCTGGTGCAAAATGGTTTTTCCCGCGATGCTGCCCAACATTATATAGTAGACATGGGCATCGCCATTCGTGAAGGCATCCTGGACAAACACTACCAACAAAATACGCATGAAGTAGTTGGCCAACGAAGCTTTGCTGATTTTGCCCGGGAATTTGCTTTCGCTTATAATTCCCATTGA
- a CDS encoding M23 family metallopeptidase has product MKFVRIRAMLLGLAVIAVSTVWGQQQQPKEPLEIKSLFNPQVVLISGKPTMYYELHLLNSSGDSLFLQSLYIANQDSAWLRIITKDDLWKRYGTGKKTKDPQELILPPHESGILYVEMKAPGNKAGALLHQLTYTTIRHPTAGLRTASLPLIRYEPVTPLVIGPPLREGAWAAVYDPAWERGHRRVVYAPDGQSRIPGRFAIDFIKMDEQGKYASGDENDIKNWLGYGATVIAVADGVVASTLNDFPESKTLSAHPSWPSEKATGNYISLDIGNGHFAFYEHLQPGSIKVKPGQKVKKGDPIAALGFTGQTTGPHLHFHIANSNSPLGAEGMPFAFKRFTLLGSWSDFSQFGKAPWIPAQKVIVKERPAPNAVIRFQP; this is encoded by the coding sequence ATGAAGTTTGTACGCATAAGGGCTATGCTTCTTGGACTGGCAGTCATTGCTGTAAGTACAGTTTGGGGTCAACAGCAACAGCCAAAGGAGCCCTTGGAAATAAAGAGCCTGTTCAATCCTCAGGTGGTGTTGATCAGTGGTAAACCAACCATGTATTATGAACTGCACCTGTTGAATAGTTCAGGCGATTCCCTGTTCCTGCAATCACTGTATATAGCAAACCAGGATAGCGCATGGCTGCGCATCATAACGAAAGATGATCTGTGGAAACGATACGGCACGGGAAAGAAGACCAAAGACCCGCAGGAGCTGATCCTTCCTCCCCACGAAAGTGGCATCCTGTATGTGGAAATGAAGGCGCCGGGCAACAAAGCCGGTGCGCTGCTGCACCAGCTTACCTATACAACCATCCGCCATCCCACGGCCGGCCTGCGCACGGCCTCCTTGCCCCTTATCCGGTATGAGCCAGTTACGCCACTGGTAATAGGCCCGCCACTAAGAGAAGGCGCCTGGGCAGCCGTATACGATCCCGCCTGGGAGCGTGGCCATCGTCGTGTAGTATATGCGCCGGATGGTCAAAGCAGGATACCCGGCCGCTTTGCCATCGACTTCATCAAAATGGATGAGCAAGGAAAATATGCCAGCGGCGATGAAAACGATATAAAGAATTGGTTGGGTTACGGCGCCACGGTAATAGCAGTGGCCGATGGGGTAGTAGCTTCCACCCTGAATGATTTTCCGGAGAGTAAAACTTTGTCTGCTCATCCTTCCTGGCCTTCCGAAAAAGCTACCGGCAATTATATCTCCCTCGATATTGGCAATGGACATTTCGCATTTTATGAACACCTGCAGCCGGGCAGCATCAAAGTAAAACCAGGGCAAAAAGTAAAAAAGGGAGATCCTATTGCGGCGCTCGGTTTTACGGGTCAAACTACCGGGCCGCATCTGCACTTTCACATCGCCAATAGCAATTCGCCACTGGGGGCTGAAGGCATGCCCTTTGCCTTTAAAAGATTTACCTTGTTGGGCAGCTGGTCCGATTTCAGTCAGTTTGGCAAAGCGCCGTGGATACCTGCACAGAAGGTAATTGTGAAAGAACGGCCGGCGCCCAATGCAGTGATCAGGTTTCAGCCTTGA
- a CDS encoding VOC family protein, whose amino-acid sequence MAMKHPFINCLWFDDQAEEAARFYTTVFPNSGIDDITRYGAAGYEIHKRPEGSVMTVEFHVSNLKFMGLNGGPLFKFNPSISYFVVCETAAETDTLWQKLSEGGKVLMELDKYDWSEKFGWVQDRYGLSWQVSLGKLSDTNGQQITPSIMYVQEQAGRAEEAIRFYTSIFEGSAIRGIRKNGPGENEPEGSVKHAQFNLAGQEFMAMDSALQHPFTFNEAISFVIHCDTQAEIDYYWNKLTEDGQESSCGWLKDKFGVSWQVEPIQLVEMLKSPDKEKTERVTNAYLRMKKFDLPKLEAAFEG is encoded by the coding sequence ATGGCCATGAAACACCCATTTATCAATTGTCTTTGGTTTGATGACCAGGCAGAAGAAGCTGCCCGGTTCTACACTACCGTTTTTCCAAATTCAGGCATTGACGATATTACCCGCTATGGTGCAGCAGGATATGAGATACACAAACGGCCGGAAGGGTCGGTGATGACAGTAGAATTCCATGTAAGCAACCTGAAATTCATGGGATTGAATGGTGGGCCATTGTTCAAATTCAACCCTTCTATTTCTTATTTCGTGGTATGCGAAACAGCTGCGGAAACAGATACGCTCTGGCAAAAACTCTCCGAAGGAGGTAAAGTGCTGATGGAATTGGACAAATATGATTGGAGTGAAAAATTTGGCTGGGTGCAGGATCGCTATGGCCTATCCTGGCAGGTATCGCTGGGCAAATTATCGGATACCAATGGTCAGCAGATCACCCCCTCCATTATGTATGTGCAAGAACAGGCCGGCAGGGCTGAAGAGGCCATACGTTTCTATACTTCCATCTTTGAAGGATCGGCCATCAGGGGCATCCGTAAAAATGGCCCGGGAGAAAACGAACCGGAAGGCTCTGTAAAACATGCACAGTTCAACCTGGCAGGCCAGGAGTTTATGGCGATGGACAGTGCTTTGCAGCACCCTTTTACTTTTAATGAAGCGATCTCCTTCGTTATTCATTGTGATACCCAAGCCGAGATTGATTATTACTGGAATAAGCTAACTGAAGATGGCCAGGAAAGCAGTTGCGGATGGCTGAAAGATAAATTTGGGGTATCGTGGCAGGTAGAACCCATACAGTTGGTAGAAATGCTTAAAAGTCCGGATAAGGAAAAAACGGAACGTGTTACCAACGCCTATTTGCGTATGAAAAAGTTTGACCTCCCAAAACTGGAAGCTGCCTTTGAAGGATAA
- a CDS encoding 2OG-Fe(II) oxygenase → MNDKFEALIDSFMGNGIGLCEHFLTQELADHLQQNLLNLDGDQKMYAAGIGNSVVKDHTQKKRGDKIYWLDKKNKDIHELAFLDQVEQFIDYLNRTCYTGINAYEFHYALYETGSQYHRHKDQFQNNQDRKFSLINYLNTGWEEKDGGELIIYTADSSQKILPTMGRAVFFKSSELEHEVSLASRPRMSITGWLKSV, encoded by the coding sequence ATGAACGACAAATTTGAAGCGCTGATCGATAGTTTCATGGGTAATGGGATTGGGTTGTGTGAGCATTTTCTAACGCAGGAATTAGCTGACCACTTGCAGCAAAACTTACTCAACCTCGACGGGGATCAGAAGATGTATGCTGCCGGGATAGGTAACAGCGTGGTAAAGGATCATACCCAGAAGAAAAGAGGAGACAAAATATACTGGCTCGACAAGAAGAACAAGGATATCCATGAATTGGCTTTCCTGGACCAGGTAGAGCAGTTTATTGATTACCTCAACAGAACCTGTTATACCGGTATCAATGCCTATGAATTTCATTATGCCTTGTATGAAACGGGCAGCCAGTACCACCGGCACAAAGACCAGTTCCAGAACAACCAGGACAGGAAGTTCTCCCTGATCAATTATTTGAACACCGGTTGGGAAGAAAAGGATGGGGGAGAGCTGATCATTTACACTGCGGATAGTTCCCAAAAGATATTGCCCACCATGGGGAGGGCCGTCTTTTTCAAGAGCAGCGAACTGGAACATGAAGTATCCCTTGCCTCCCGGCCACGCATGAGTATTACGGGATGGCTAAAGAGTGTCTGA